In Streptomyces sp. HUAS ZL42, the DNA window GGGCCAGTTGGAGATCGTGAACTGCGGACACGCGCCCCCGCTGCTGGTCCGTGCATCCGGCAGCGTCGTGGCGGTGGAGCCCACGCATCCGGCCCCGCCCCTCGGGCTGCGCGCCCTCGCGGACCAGACTCCCGGCCTCCAGGTGCTGCCCTTCGCCGACGGCGATCAACTGCTGCTCTACACCGACGGGGTCACCGAGGCACGCGACCACGGCCGTGAGTTCTACCCGCTCGCCGAGGGGCTGGCGCGCCACGTGTCCGACGAGCCGGCGCGCACCCTCGGCGCGCTCCACGACGAACTGCTGGCATACGTGGGCGGTCGATTGCACGACGACGCGGCACTGCTCCTGATCCGCAAGCCGACCGCTGTGGAACCGGCCTTTCCGCAGCAGACGATCCACGGCCCGATTCAGCGAGGACAGGCCGTGTGACTCCCGTGACGGCTGTTGCAGACTGTCCCCGTGACACGCATGAGGAAGATCGCAGCCTCGCTGTCAGCCGCATCGGCCGCACTGCATCGACGCGGTGCGCGGCACGGTGGCCGTCCAGCGCGGGCCGATCGTGTACTGCGCCGAGTCGGTGGACCTGCCCGGCGGACACGAACCCGACGCCGTACGGGTGGACCCGTCCGTCGAACCGGAGGACGCGGTCGATGCGAAGGGCGCCGTCGTCGTGGCCGGGGAACTGGCCGCACACGGTGAACGGGGCGACGCGCCATGGCCGTACGAACCACTCGACCGTCGCCTCACCACGACGGCTGCCGACCGCGCCGGGATCGTGCTGGTGTCCTACCGCTCGTGGGCGAACCGCGGGCCCTCGACGATGCGTGTGTGGCTGCCGGCGGCGGAATCGGAGCGCGGCAACCCCACCCACGGGGTGTAGCAGGCCCCACCTCCGATTCGGTAGGGCGCACCATCGTTCCTGTATGGGGACCACGGCATCGTTGAGCCCGGCTGAGACCGGCTGAAACCCGGTTGAAGCCTGGCTGATGCCTGGATGGGATCAGCTGTGTCCGACACAGCCACGAGACCCCCAGAAGGGAAACCGCCATGCAGTCGCCGGGCCCTCTCTCCTCCTTCGTCCGGTTCGTTGTCTGCGGCGGTGGGGTCGGCCTTGTGGCCGGCGGTGCCGTACCGCTGTTGGCCGCGCTGGTGCCCTGGGCCCTGGCGAATGCGGTGATCACTGTCGCCTCCACCCTGCTGTGCACCGAGTTGCACTCCCGCATCACCTTCGGCACGGGACGGCGCGCCGGGTGGCGCCGGCACTGGCAGTGCGCGGGTTCGGCCACGGCCGCCTACGTCGTGACCTGCGCCGCCATGGTCGTCCTGCACGCGGTCCAGTCGTCCCCCGGCGTGTTCACGCAACAGGCCGTGTACCTCAGCGCCTCGGGCCTGGCAGGCATAGGCCGCTTCCTTGTCCTGCGTCTGTTCGTCTTCGCGGGCAGCCGGCGGGAGGGGATCCCTGGGGACATGTACGCCGTGGCGGCATGACGGCCTCGGACTTTCACCCTGTGCGGCAGCAGGAACACATGTCGTGAGCGAGTAGTGGGTACCCGGGAGGCGCACGTGCGCTGACTGTCCGGGATCCGCCGGGGGTGGGACGCTGGACGGGAGGCATCGCCGAGGGGACCCGGGAGGGCCCGATGGGACGTGATGTGCCGGCCCTGGTGTTCACGCGCGAGGACCGCCGCCGGTACCGGGAGAAGATGTACACCTGCCTCGATGTGCTGGCGCAGATGCTGCGCGAGTCGGGGTTCGAGAGCGAGCGCCCTCAGGTCGGTCTGGAGATCGAGCTCAATCTCGTGGACGACCACGGGCTGCCGGCGATGCGGAACACCGAGGTTCTGCAGGCGATCGCCGACCCCGCCTGGTCGAGCGAGCTGGGCCGCTTCAACCTGGAGATCAACATCCCGCCCCGGCAGCTGACGGCCGGCGGCCCCGGCGCCTGGGAGCAGTCGATCCGCGACGCACTGAACCACGCCGAGGAGCGTGCCTCGGCCGTGGGCGCGCACCTGATCATGATCGGCATCCTGCCCACCCTCGGCGAGGCGGACGTCGACGAAGCCGCCCTGTCCGGCGATCCGCGGTACCAGCTGCTGAACGAGCAGATCTTCGCGGCCCGCGGGGAGGACCTGAGAATCACGGTGGACGGCGTGGAGCGCCTCTCGACGTACGCCGACACCATCACCCCCGAGGCCGCCTGCACCAGCACCCAGTTCCACCTTCAGGTCTCACCGAAGGAGTTCGCGGACTACTGGAACGCGGCCCAGGCCATAGCGGGCGTACAGATCGCCGTGGCGGCGAACTCACCCTTCCTCTTCGGCAGGGAACTGTGGCGCGAGACCCGCATCCCCCTGTTCGAGCAGGCGACCGACACCCGCCCCCAGGAGATCAAGGCCCAGGGGGTCCGCCCCCGGGTGTGGTTCGGAGAGCGATGGATCACCAGCGTCTTCGACCTCTTCGAGGAGAACGTGCGCTACTTCCCCGCGCTGTTGCCGCTGTGCGACGACGAGGACCCGCAGGAGATGCTCGACCACGGCGGCGTGCCGCAACTGGGCGAACTGACCCTGCACAACGGCACCATCTACCGGTGGAACCGTCCCGTCTACGCCGTCACCGGCAGCGGACCGCACCTGCGCATCGAGAACCGGGTCCTGCCCGCCGGCCCCACCGTGGCCGACATCATCGCCAACGGCGCCTTCTACTACGGTCTGACGCGTGCCCTGGTGGACGAGGACCGGCCGGTCTGGACGCGGATGTCCTTCTCGGTCGCCGAGGAGAACCTTCACAGCGCCGCTCGCGACGGCATCGACGCCCGCCTGTACTGGCCCGGCACAGGCGAAGTGCCGGTCACGGAACTGGTGTTGCGGCGCCTGCTGCCGCTGGCCCACCGGGGTCTCGAGCTGGCCGGCATGGACGCGGTGTGGCGGGAACCACTGCTGGGCATCATCGAGCAGCGCTGCGTCACCGCCCGCAATGGCGCCCTCTGGCAGGCGGAGACCGTCCATCACCTGCAAAAATCCGCCACCTCCGACCGGCAGGAGGCGCTGCGGCGGATGACCACGACGTACATGGACTTCATGCATCTGAACGCACCGGCACACACCTGGCCCGTGGACTGACCCCCAACTGGATTCGCTGTCCGACGTCTTGACGTCAGCCTCCTCCGGTTTGAGAATGACATGTCATTCCGTTGGAGCGGTGCCGGGAGGAAGGGCCGAGGACGGCTGTGGCCGAGAGTGTGGCGGACAAACGGGACGGGATTCTCCGCGCGGCGAGCAAGGTGTTCGCCGAACGGGGCTACCACGCGACGGGGATTGCCGACATCGCACGTGAACTGGGCGCCGGACACGGCACGTTCTACCGCTACTTCAGGAACAAGGAGGACATCGCCCGCAGCCTCGTGTCCCGTGCACAGGGGCAGTTGCTCGACGCGATCGCGGACGAACTGCCGGAAGCGTCTCTGACGCTGGAGGAATACCGGGCACAGGTGCGGCGCATCGGCGACAGGCTGTTCGACGTGGTCGTCGCGGAACCGGATCTGGCCCGGGTGTTCTTCTACGACGCTGCCGCGATCGGCCGCGCGGACGCGGGTGCGCTCGGCGCGGCGATGGAGTCCGCGGGGGCCTACACGGCGTCGTTCATCCGCAACGGGCAGAGGCGCGGCTTTCTGCGCGCGGACGTGGACGCGCACGTGGTCGGCCTGGCCGTCAACGGGATGATCCTGGCCGGGCTGGCCCGGCTGCTGCACGTACCGGATCCGGAAGCCATGCGGACGCCATGGATCCGGGCGGTGGAAACACTCATGTTCGACGGGCTCGGCCCAACCTGACGGGGATTGCCTGCCGTTGGTGGCCGGGGCCTTTCTGTTGCCCACGAGGCGGAATGACATGTCATTCCAGTAGGGAGTGTGCGATGGTCCAGGTCGATGTGTTCTGGGCGTACGGTATCGGTGCGGGGTTCGCCACCGCCGCGGCGCACCGCCTGCGCGCGGCCCCGCGGCGGGGCGGCGAAACCGCGGCGCGGGCGTCCGACCCGCAGCTGACGGCCACGGTGCTGTACTGCGGAATGCTGTTCGCCCCGAGCGGGGCGTGGTTGCTGTGGGGGTTCCCGGACTGGGAGACCATGCAGGTCGCGGCGGACCGCTCGGCGATCCCCGCCTGGCTCGTCGCGCTCTTCGCGGCGACGAACGTCAGCCAGGGGCTGCTGGGGTACTGGGTGGCAAGCCGCCTCATCGCTGCGGGACGGGTGTACGCCGCGTTCCTCCAGGTACTCCTCGGCTACCTGGGGATGTTCTTCATCCTCGTGCACGGCTGGGACGGACGGGGCTATCAGCGCTTCTTCTCCGAGGGGCGGGAGCAGTTCGCGGCGTGGCCCGAGCAGCCGGGGCCGGGCGACGCCCTCTCCCGCGTCGGTGACTGGCTGACCTCGCCCGTCGCGCTGACGCTGGCGGGGATGGGAGTCGTCCTGATCCCGGCGATGTTCGCACTGATCGTCCCGGTCATCAGCAGCGGCCGGCGCGAGGCCGGTGTGCCGCAGCGGGGCGCCGCAGGTATCGTCGGGGCCTGGCTGCTCGCCGTCTTCGGGGTCGCGCTCGGCACGGCGGTGGCATCGAGCGTGCTGATCCATCTGCTCGGCTGGTGGGTCGGCGTTCCGGTGGCCGCGGTGAGTGCGGCGGTCCTGGTGGCCCGGCGCAGGACGGGCCTGGCCCACCGCGTCTTCGGCCTCCTCGGGCTCCCCGACACACCGGCCCGTACCGCAGCGGCCGGGGCTCCCTCCACGGCATGAGCCGAGCACTCACACGTCGTACTCCATGCACACCAGTCGATCCCGTTCGTCCCAAGACTCGGTGACGGTGAAGCCCAGCCGTTCGTACAGGGCAATGGCTCCGCGCCGCCATTCCCACACCGACAGCCGCACGGCCCGCACGCCGATTTTTGCCAGCGCGATCGGCGGCGGCGCCATCTCGTTCGTCATTGCTCTGCGCATGCACGCGGACCGGGCCGAGGCGGCGCCCACCACGAAACAGCGGGTACGGCACACTGACGTGACCGCCGCCTGATTCATCCAGGCCGCTGGGTCCACGTAGCGGACCTCTCCGGGGCCGCCGTACGCCAGGGTGCAGCGTACGGCGGCCCTTCCGCCCCGGCAGCACGTGACAGCCCCTGGGCACAGGCATCGCCGGCCGACGGCCCCGCTCAGCAGATGCGCGGCAGTTGCTCCCCCAGCGGCAGGTCCACGACCCGGGTGCCGCCGAGTCCGGTGCGGGCCACGACCATGCCGGGGTGCTCGGCCACGCAGGTGCCGATGACGGCTGCGGCGGCGCCCTGAGGGTGAGCGCGCATCGCGGCCAGGACGGCGTCGGCGTGCTCGGGCGGTACGAAGGCGACCAGGCGTCCCTCGTTGGCCACGTACAGCGGGTCGAGGCCGAGGAAGCCGCAGGCGGCGACGACGGCGTCGGGCACGGGGACGGAGCTCTCGGTGAGGACGACACCGGTACCGGAGGCGGTGGCGATCTCGCAGAGGGACGTGGCGAGCCCACCGCGCGTGGGGTCGCGCAGTACGTGGATGTCCGGCGTCACCTTCAGCATCGCGGTCACCAGTCCGCCCAGCGGCGCGGTGTCGCTGAGCACGTCGGACCCGAACTCCAGCCCTTCGCGCACGCTCAGCACCGCCACCCCGTGCGCGCCGATCGGGCCGCTGACGATGATCACATCTCCCGGTGTGGCCCGCTGGGGGCGGATGTCGACGCCCGACGGGATCAGGCCGATACCAGAGGTGTTGACGTACACGCCGTCGCCGTGGCCCGCCTCGACGACCTTGGTGTCACCGGTCGCCACCGTCACCCCGGCGGCGGCTGCGGCCGTACCCACGGCCTGGGCGACGCGCCCGACCACCTCCAGTTCGACGCCTTCCTCCAGGATGAACGCCGTCGACAGGTACGCCGCCCGGGCGCCGCTCATCGCCAGGTCGTTGACCGTGCCGTTGACGGCGAGGTCGCCGATGCTGCCGCCGGGGAAGAACAGTGGTCGTACGACATAGGAGTCGGTGGAGAACGCCAGCCTGGCCCCGCCCAGTTCGACGGCGGCGGAGTCGGTGAGCGCGTCGAGCGTCTCGTTGCCGTAGGCCGCGGCGAACAGATGCTCCGTCAGCTCGCCGGAGAGCGCACCGCCACCGCCGTGACCCATCACGACCACCGGGTGGTCGCGCAGCGGCACGGGGCACGTCCAGTTCGCGGGATCCACGATCGCATCGGTGCGGGCCGTGTCAGCCAACGGGGGTCACCTCCAGCCGCCGGTACAGGTAGTACGCCGCGCAGGCACCCTCGCTGGAGACCATCGTCGCGCCGAGCGGGGTGCGCGGGGTGCACGTCGTGCCGAAGGCGGGGCACTCGTTGGGCTTGATCAGGCCCTGCAGCACCTCGCCGCTGTGGCACTCGGGGGACTCGACGGTCCGCACGTCGCCGACGTCGAAGCGGTGCTCGGCGTCGTACGCGCGGAAGGCCTCCGCCAGCCGCCAGCCGCTGTCCGGGATGGTGCCGATGCCGCGCCAGGCGCGGTCGGTGACCTCGAAGACCTCCTCGAGCATGCGCAACGCGGCCGGGTTGCCCGCCTCGCGCACCGCGCGCGGGTAGGCGTTCTCCACCCGGTGCTCGCCGCGCTCGAGTTGACGAACCGTACGGCGCACACCCTCCAGGATGTCCAGCGGTTCAAAACCGGTCACCACGATCGGTACGCGGTGGCGCTCGGCCAGTTCGGGATACTCGGCGGTGCCCATCACACTGCACACATGACCGGCGGCCAGGAACGCCTGGACGCGGCACTCGGGCGCCAGCATGATCGCGTCGATCGCAGGTGGTACCCGCACGTGCGAGACCAGCAGGCTGAAGTTCGCGATTCCCAGCCGGCGGGCCTCGTGCACGGTCATCGCGTTGGCCGGGGCCGTGGTCTCGAAACCGATACCGAAGAACACGACCTCCTTGTCCGGCTCGCGGCGGGCGATGTCCAGGGCGTCCAGCGGCGAGTACACCACCCGTACGTCGCCGCCCTCGCCCTTGACCCGAAACAGGTCACGGTCGGTCCCGGGCACGCGAAGCATGTCGCCGAAGGAGCAGAAGACGACGTTCGGGCGGGACGCGATCGCCAGCGCCTTGTCGATCATCTCCAGTGGGGTCACGCACACCGGGCAGCCCGGGCCGTGGATCAACTCCACCTCGTCGGGCAGGAGCTGGTCGATGCCGTGGCGGATGATGGAGTGCGTCTGCCCGCCGCAGACCTCCATCATCGCCCAGGGGCGGGTGACGGTCGCGCGGATCTCGTCCAGCAGCCGACGGGCCAACTGCGGGTCGTTGAACTCCTCGATGTACTTCATCGCATGCCCTCCTGCTCCGTGACGGCCCCCTCAGCCTCGGCGAGCGCCCACGCGTCGCCGAACTCCTCCTCCAGCAGGCCGAGTTGCTCGAACAGTTCCAGCGAGGCCCGGGCCGACTCCTCGTCCAGGCGCTGGAGCGCGAAACCGACGTGGACGATGACGTACTCGCCCACCTCGGCATCCGGGACATAGGCCAGGCACACGTCCTTGACCACACCGCCGAAGTCGACCCGCGCCATGCGCGTGCCGTCCCGGTCCTCGATTCCGACCACCCGGCCGGGCACCGCCAGGCACATCAGCTTCCTCCTTGTCGCTGCGGAAGTTCCGGGCGGCCCCTGTGGGCCGCCACGACCAGCTGGCCGAGCGCCAGACCGCCGTCGTTGGGTGGCACCCGCCGGTGGCGGAGCACGGTGAAGCCGTCCGCCGCCAGCAGCGCGGCGCACTCCGCGTCGAGCAGCGCGTTGGCGAAGACCCCGCCCGACAGCGCGGCCACACCCGCCCCCGTCTCCCGGCGAGCGGTCCTGCAGACCTCCGCCACGGCCGCCGCGACCGCGCGGTGGAAGCGGGCGGCGATCACCGGGACGGGCACCCCGCGCCGCAGGTCGGTCACGATCGCGGCCAGCGCCGGCCCGGGGTCCAGGTCATCGGCGAAGGCGTACGCCCCCGTCCGCTCCGGCCAGGCGAGGAGCGCCGCCGCCTCCAGTTCGATCGCGGCCTGTGCCTCGTAACCTGTGCGGTGGCAGACCCCGACGAGGGACGACACCGCGTCGAAGAGCCGGCCCATGCTGGAGGTCGGAACACAGGCGGTGCCACGCTCCAACTGCTGTCGTAGCAGACGCAGTTCGCCGGGCGTGCAGGCGGTGACGCAGGGCAGGTCCGCGTCCCACGGCAGCCCCGCCGCACGCAGCCGGGCCAGTGCGATGCGGCACGGATTGGCCACGCCCGCGTCGCCGCCGGGCAGCTGTGCGTACGGCAGATGGGCGAAGCGCCGGTATCCGCCGTAGCCCGCGACCAGCACCTCGCCACCCCAGATCGCCCCGTCGTCGCCGTATCCGGTGCCGTCGAAGGCGACGCCGATGACACGATCGCCGCCGTCCAGAGCGTGCTCGGCCATCAGGGACGCGATGTGGGCGTGGTGATGCTGCACGCGGCGCACCGGAAGTCCGCCCGCCGCCGCGGCACGCTTCGCCCACCGCGCCGAGTGGTATCCCGGATGCCGGTCGGCCGCCAGCAGCTCGTGGTCGACCCCGGTCAGCGCACGCAGGCGGCTCTCGGCACGCTCGAAGGCCCGTACGGTGGCCAGGTCGCCCATGTCGCCGATGTGCGGTGAGAACCAGGCGCTCGCCTCCGCCCCGAGGCACAGGGTGTTCTTGAGGTCACCGCCCACGGCGAGGGCGGGGGCCACGGGGACGGGCAGCGCGACCGGCTCGGGCACGTGGCCGCGCGAGCGACGCAGCACCAGCTCGCCACCGCCGTCCGTGCGGACGCGGACCACGGAGTCGTCGCAGGGCGCCTCGATGACCCGGTCGTGCCAGAGCCAGGCATCGGCGATCCCGGCGAGCCGCTCCAG includes these proteins:
- a CDS encoding glutamate--cysteine ligase, producing the protein MGRDVPALVFTREDRRRYREKMYTCLDVLAQMLRESGFESERPQVGLEIELNLVDDHGLPAMRNTEVLQAIADPAWSSELGRFNLEINIPPRQLTAGGPGAWEQSIRDALNHAEERASAVGAHLIMIGILPTLGEADVDEAALSGDPRYQLLNEQIFAARGEDLRITVDGVERLSTYADTITPEAACTSTQFHLQVSPKEFADYWNAAQAIAGVQIAVAANSPFLFGRELWRETRIPLFEQATDTRPQEIKAQGVRPRVWFGERWITSVFDLFEENVRYFPALLPLCDDEDPQEMLDHGGVPQLGELTLHNGTIYRWNRPVYAVTGSGPHLRIENRVLPAGPTVADIIANGAFYYGLTRALVDEDRPVWTRMSFSVAEENLHSAARDGIDARLYWPGTGEVPVTELVLRRLLPLAHRGLELAGMDAVWREPLLGIIEQRCVTARNGALWQAETVHHLQKSATSDRQEALRRMTTTYMDFMHLNAPAHTWPVD
- a CDS encoding TetR/AcrR family transcriptional regulator, producing the protein MAESVADKRDGILRAASKVFAERGYHATGIADIARELGAGHGTFYRYFRNKEDIARSLVSRAQGQLLDAIADELPEASLTLEEYRAQVRRIGDRLFDVVVAEPDLARVFFYDAAAIGRADAGALGAAMESAGAYTASFIRNGQRRGFLRADVDAHVVGLAVNGMILAGLARLLHVPDPEAMRTPWIRAVETLMFDGLGPT
- the hypE gene encoding hydrogenase expression/formation protein HypE, coding for MADTARTDAIVDPANWTCPVPLRDHPVVVMGHGGGGALSGELTEHLFAAAYGNETLDALTDSAAVELGGARLAFSTDSYVVRPLFFPGGSIGDLAVNGTVNDLAMSGARAAYLSTAFILEEGVELEVVGRVAQAVGTAAAAAGVTVATGDTKVVEAGHGDGVYVNTSGIGLIPSGVDIRPQRATPGDVIIVSGPIGAHGVAVLSVREGLEFGSDVLSDTAPLGGLVTAMLKVTPDIHVLRDPTRGGLATSLCEIATASGTGVVLTESSVPVPDAVVAACGFLGLDPLYVANEGRLVAFVPPEHADAVLAAMRAHPQGAAAAVIGTCVAEHPGMVVARTGLGGTRVVDLPLGEQLPRIC
- the hypD gene encoding hydrogenase formation protein HypD — protein: MKYIEEFNDPQLARRLLDEIRATVTRPWAMMEVCGGQTHSIIRHGIDQLLPDEVELIHGPGCPVCVTPLEMIDKALAIASRPNVVFCSFGDMLRVPGTDRDLFRVKGEGGDVRVVYSPLDALDIARREPDKEVVFFGIGFETTAPANAMTVHEARRLGIANFSLLVSHVRVPPAIDAIMLAPECRVQAFLAAGHVCSVMGTAEYPELAERHRVPIVVTGFEPLDILEGVRRTVRQLERGEHRVENAYPRAVREAGNPAALRMLEEVFEVTDRAWRGIGTIPDSGWRLAEAFRAYDAEHRFDVGDVRTVESPECHSGEVLQGLIKPNECPAFGTTCTPRTPLGATMVSSEGACAAYYLYRRLEVTPVG
- a CDS encoding HypC/HybG/HupF family hydrogenase formation chaperone, giving the protein MCLAVPGRVVGIEDRDGTRMARVDFGGVVKDVCLAYVPDAEVGEYVIVHVGFALQRLDEESARASLELFEQLGLLEEEFGDAWALAEAEGAVTEQEGMR
- the hypF gene encoding carbamoyltransferase HypF, with translation MTSTTAAVPPAVRRRVVVRGTVQGVGFRPFVHRLAAELNLAGHVRNGAGGVVAEVEGAPESVAEFCRALTERPPPLADVQDVTYETVPALGAPGFVIHPSEDGGDGTSGTLIPPDTSTCDDCLRELADPADRRHRHPFITCTHCGPRFTISTGLPYDRATTTMAPFPLCRECATEYTDPADRRFHAQPVACHDCGPRLRLTVPGRRVEEGGSALDQARRLLARGAVLAVKGLGGYHLACDATDERAVATLRTRKGRGGKPFAVMCTDLAGAERLARIGPEERAALTGRRRPIVLLRRTTRSAGPAESVCPGSPDIGVMLPYTPLHRLLFGLPGDPPGPQVLVMTSGNRSGEPIVTDDAEALERLAGIADAWLWHDRVIEAPCDDSVVRVRTDGGGELVLRRSRGHVPEPVALPVPVAPALAVGGDLKNTLCLGAEASAWFSPHIGDMGDLATVRAFERAESRLRALTGVDHELLAADRHPGYHSARWAKRAAAAGGLPVRRVQHHHAHIASLMAEHALDGGDRVIGVAFDGTGYGDDGAIWGGEVLVAGYGGYRRFAHLPYAQLPGGDAGVANPCRIALARLRAAGLPWDADLPCVTACTPGELRLLRQQLERGTACVPTSSMGRLFDAVSSLVGVCHRTGYEAQAAIELEAAALLAWPERTGAYAFADDLDPGPALAAIVTDLRRGVPVPVIAARFHRAVAAAVAEVCRTARRETGAGVAALSGGVFANALLDAECAALLAADGFTVLRHRRVPPNDGGLALGQLVVAAHRGRPELPQRQGGS